Proteins from one Triticum aestivum cultivar Chinese Spring chromosome 7A, IWGSC CS RefSeq v2.1, whole genome shotgun sequence genomic window:
- the LOC123154741 gene encoding aspartyl protease family protein At5g10770-like, whose amino-acid sequence MASIPKLVILLLCTCLHTLVAHEGYDLRAYKVLHAGSLKSAAVNCSQPKVTPSSGGVTVPLHHRHGPCSPSPVPSTKAPTLEEMLRRDQLRAAYIRRKYSGVKGGAGDVEQSDVTVPTTLGTSLDTLEYLITVGIGSPAMTQTMLIDTGSDVSWVQCKPCSQCHTQADSLFDPSSSSTYSPFSCSSAACAQLSQSHEGNGCSGSQCQYMVKYGDGSSGTGTYSSDKLALGSSSVSNFQFGCSQSESGNLLEDQTDGLMGLGGGAQSLATQTAGTFGKAFSYCLPPTPDSSGFLTLGAATSGFSKTQMLRSSQVPSYYGVLLEAIRVGGRQLNIPASVFSGRSIMDSGTIITRLPATAYSALSSAFKAGMKQYPPAQPMGIFDTCFDFSGQSTINIPSVALVFSGEVVVDLATDGIILDSCLAFAANSDDSSLGIIGNVQQRTIEVLYDVGGGAVGFKAGAC is encoded by the exons ATGGCATCTATTCCGAAGCTTGTGATTCTCCTGCTGTGCACCTGTCTTCACACTCTCGTTGCTCACGAAGGATACGATCTTCGCGCCTACAAGGTTCTGCACGCTGGCTCTTTGAAATCTGCCGCCGTCAACTGCTCCCAGCCCAAAG TGACTCCATCATCCGGCGGCGTCACCGTGCCGTTGCACCACCGGCACGGCCCGTGCTCGCCCTCGCCTGTGCCCTCCACCAAGGCGCCGACCTTGGAGGAGATGCTCCGGCGTGACCAGCTCCGGGCCGCCTACATCAGACGGAAGTACTCCGGCGTCAAGGGAGGCGCAGGTGACGTGGAGCAATCGGACGTTACCGTGCCGACCACACTGGGCACCTCCCTGGACACGCTGGAGTACTTGATCACCGTCGGCATCGGCTCGCCGGCCATGACCCAGACCATGCTCATCGACACCGGCAGCGACGTGTCCTGGGTGCAGTGCAAGCCGTGCTCGCAGTGCCACACCCAGGCGGACTCGCTCTTCGACCCCAGCTCGTCGAGCACCTACTCACCCTTCTCCTGCAGCTCCGCCGCCTGCGCGCAGCTCAGCCAGAGCCATGAGGGGAACGGCTGCTCCGGCTCCCAGTGCCAGTACATGGTCAAATACGGCGACGGTTCGAGCGGGACCGGGACGTACAGCTCCGACAAGCTCGCGCTGGGCTCCAGCTCCGTCAGCAACTTCCAGTTCGGATGCAGCCAGTCTGAGTCGGGCAACCTTCTCGAAGACCAGACCGATGGGCTCatggggctcggcggcggcgctcagTCGCTCGCCACCCAGACCGCGGGGACCTTCGGCAAGGCCTTCTCGTACTGCCTCCCACCGACTCCGGACTCCTCTGGGTTCCTCACCCTCGGCGCAGCAACCTCAGGTTTCTCCAAGACACAGATGTTGAGGAGCAGTCAGGTCCCGTCGTACTACGGCGTGCTCCTTGAGGCCATCAGGGTGGGAGGCAGGCAGCTCAACATACCCGCCTCGGTCTTCTCCGGCAGGTCGATCATGGACTCCGGCACAATCATAACGCGGCTGCCGGCGACCGCGTACTCTGCGCTATCGTCGGCGTTCAAGGCCGGCATGAAGCAGTACCCGCCGGCGCAGCCTATGGGCATCTTCGACACGTGCTTCGACTTCAGCGGCCAGTCCACCATCAACATACCGAGCGTCGCACTGGTGTTCTCCGGGGAAGTCGTCGTCGACCTCGCCACCGACGGGATCATTCTGGACAGCTGCCTCGCCTTTGCGGCCAACAGCGATGACAGCTCCCTTGGCATCATCGGCAACGTGCAGCAGCGGACGATCGAGGTGCTGTACGATGTTGGCGGCGGCGCCGTGGGGTTCAAGGCTGGCGCATGCTGA
- the LOC123154742 gene encoding leucine-rich repeat extensin-like protein 3, with translation MAAAPPPRAGRPSERRCWTNAPLPSSPSPPPYGSISHLPLSLLCRKPRPPDLHASASPPPACDLYAASSPLRTPPSYYSHSPTLPSSPEEEASSSPEEQEHPSSRPLSPELHQRCQRCPI, from the coding sequence atggccgccgccccgccgccccgcgccggccggcCATCGGAGCGCCGCTGCTGGACCAACGCGCCGCTGCCCtcctctccttctccccctccctACGGTTCTATCTctcacctccctctctctctcctttgcAGAAAGCCACGGCCGCCGGACCTCCACGCCTCCGCGAGCCCGCCGCCGGCCTGCGACCTCTACGCTGCCTCCAGTCCTCTCCGGACTCCTCCGTCGTATTATTCTCATTCTCCGACGCTGCCAAGTTCGCCCGAGGAAGAAGCGTCGAGTTCGCCGGAGGAACAAGAACATCCGTCCAGCCGTCCATTGTCACCTGAGCTACACCAGAG